A genome region from Triticum aestivum cultivar Chinese Spring chromosome 2B, IWGSC CS RefSeq v2.1, whole genome shotgun sequence includes the following:
- the LOC123046407 gene encoding protein argonaute 7 — protein MEREGGPKFERKAGRGGDGRNAGSNGGGGGGGGGSGGNGRWKWSGVCGSGGGGGGGHRQYPIIQAYPALLPLPINSGRAHNNGAVALPLPPPVLLYLQQPPPLHLLPAAATCYGKPMAGAAQRGAMWTHRPSKKPPPPPHAVTAALLPLPQDAKTLPHKKFSIREKKASDVGMDHANGHHRPSSNHQRSPIARRPDNGGIEGAVIPLSANYFLVRFSPDQKIFQYDIDITPHPSKETARMIKNKLVQENSSVLSGALPAFDGRRDLYSPIEFQENKAEFFVNLPVASARCPVDKKNGHMLDKQSFKVFKVNIRLVSKLSGEDLNKYLTEDKDGISLPQDYLHALEVILREGAMESSVLVGRSLYPRSMGEAREIGGGAVGLRGFFQSLRPTKQGLALNVDLSLTVFHESTGMIVYLQKRFDFLKDLSHQKTRALSEEERREVEKALKNIQVRVCHRETDQRYHVHSLTKETTENLKFRDRSAKDLMVVDYFKEQYNHDIQFRNMPCLQIGRSKPCYVPMELCVVCEGQKFLGKLSDEQTSKVLRMGCQRPSERKGIIKGIVEEEFGAGSNSYADQFNLQVSKDMTQLSGRVLLPPRLKFGSGGRITDMTPHRFDRQWSLLDSHVTDGSKIKNWALISFGGTPEQHSYIPKFVNQLSSRCEQLGILLNKKPVISPLFERIQLLNNPGILESKLGKIQEAASGNLQLLICAMERRHRGYADLKRIAETSIGVVTQCCLYPNLSKLTVQFVANLALKMNAKLGGCNVSLYNSLPCQIPRIFSDEEPVMFMGADVTHPHPLDDSSPSVVAVVASMNWPAANKYISRMRSQTHRKEIIEHLDVMTGELLEEFLKEVGKLPGRIIFFRDGVSETQFDKVLKEEMHALRVACLRYPGYKPLTTFVVVQKRHHTRLFHREKNGGSTHYSDQNIPPGTVVDTVITHPREFDFYLCSHWGTKGTSRPTHYHVLLDENRFQSDEVQQLIHNLCYTFVRCTRPVSLVPPAYYAHLAAYRGRLYLERSDSVATSCTTLYRSTPLQTTPLPKLSDSVKRLMFYC, from the exons ATGGAGAGGGAAGGGGGGCCCAAGTTCGAGCGGAAGGCCGGAAGAGGGGGCGATGGTAGAAACGCTGGTAgtaatggcggcggcggcggcgggggcggcggcagtggcgggaATGGGAGGTGGAAGTGGAGCGGAGTTtgtggtagcggcggcggcggcggcggcggccacagACAGTACCCGATCATCCAGGCCTATCCGGCCCTCCTGCCCCTGCCTATAAACTCCGGCCGCGCGCATAATAACGGAGCGGTCGCGCTGCCCCTGCCGCCGCCTGTGCTGCTGTAcctgcagcagccgccgccgctgcacctGCTCCCCGCGGCCGCCACGTGCTACGGGAAACCCATGGCCGGCGCGGCGCAGAGGGGGGCAATGTGGACGCACCGGCCATCcaagaagccgccgccgcccccgcacgCCGTCACCGCCGCGCTGCTGCCGCTCCCGCAGG ATGCCAAGACGCTTCCGCACAAAAAGTTCTCCATACGTGAGAAGAAGGCATCTGATGTCGGAATGGATCATGCAAACGGCCATCATAGGCCCTCAAGCAATCACCAAAGAAGTCCCATTGCGCGGAGACCGGACAATGGGGGGATCGAGGGGGCTGTGATTCCTCTATCTGCAAATTATTTCCTTGTGCGGTTCAGTCCGGATCAAAAGATTTTCCAGTATGATATTGACATTACCCCTCATCCATCCAAGGAAACAGCAAGAATGATCAAGAACAAGCTTGTTCAAGAAAATTCAAGTGTTCTCTCTGGTGCGCTGCCGGCCTTTGATGGCCGCAGGGACCTTTATAGTCCTATTGAGTTTCAGGAGAACAAGGCCGAGTTCTTCGTCAATCTCCCAGTTGCATCAGCACGATGTCCAGTAGATAAAAAGAATGGCCACATGCTTGACAAACAGAGTTTTAAAGTTTTCAAGGTGAACATTCGATTGGTTTCGAAGCTAAGTGGTGAGGACTTGAATAAGTATTTGACCGAAGACAAGGATGGCATTTCACTCCCTCAAGATTACCTCCATGCGCTGGAAGTCATCTTGCGAGAAGGTGCCATGGAAAGTTCCGTTCTGGTAGGCCGGTCTTTGTATCCACGCTCTATGGGAGAAGCAAGGGAGATTGGTGGTGGGGCTGTTGGATTAAGAGGTTTCTTTCAGAGCCTGAGACCAACCAAGCAAGGTCTCGCCCTTAATGTTGACCTCTCACTCACAGTATTCCACGAGAGCACCGGCATGATTGTGTACTTGCAGAAGCGCTTTGACTTCTTGAAGGACCTTTCGCATCAAAAAACTAGGGCTTTGTCAGAAGAGGAGCGGAGAGAGGTGGAGAAAGCTTTGAAGAACATTCAGGTTCGCGTATGCCATCGTGAGACCGACCAAAGGTACCATGTGCATAGCTTGACCAAGGAGACAACCGAAAACCTCAAGTTTCGAGATCGAAGTGCCAAAGATCTTATGGTGGTGGATTACTTCAAGGAGCAATACAACCATGATATACAGTTCAGGAACATGCCATGCTTGCAGATTGGTAGGAGCAAACCATGTTATGTGCCAATGGAGCTTTGTGTAGTTTGTGAGGGTCAGAAGTTTCTTGGCAAGCTCTCAGATGAACAAACCTCCAAGGTTCTCAGAATGGGGTGCCAAAGACCAAGTGAAAGAAAGGGAATCATAAAGGGCATTGTCGAAGAAGAATTTGGTGCTGGAAG TAATTCTTACGCCGACCAATTCAATCTCCAAGTGTCGAAGGACATGACACAACTCTCTGGGAGGGTTCTCTTGCCGCCAAGACTCAAGTTTGGTAGTGGAGGGCGCATTACGGATATGACGCCACACCGATTTGAtcgccaatggagtttgctggacAGCCATGTTACTGATGGCTCCAAGATTAAAAACTGGGCCTTGATAAGCTTTGGTGGTACCCCGGAGCAGCACTCCTACATTCCAAAGTTTGTCAACCAGCTATCAAGTCGGTGCGAGCAGCTTGGGATTCTTCTAAACAAGAAACCCGTCATCAGCCCATTGTTTGAGCGGATTCAACTTCTCAATAATCCTGGCATTTTGGAGAGTAAATTGGGGAAAATTCAAGAAGCTGCATCAGGCAACCTGCAACTACTAATCTGTGCCATGGAACGTAGGCACCGTGGCTATGCTGATCTGAAGCGGATTGCTGAAACGTCCATTGGTGTTGTGACACAGTGTTGCCTGTATCCCAACTTAAGCAAGCTGACCGTGCAGTTTGTGGCCAATTTAGCCCTAAAGATGAATGCTAAGCTTGGGGGCTGCAATGTTTCCCTCTATAACAGCCTGCCATGTCAAATTCCTAGAATATTTTCAGATGAGGAGCCAGTGATGTTCATGGGTGCTGATGTCACACACCCTCACCCACTCGACGACTCGAGCCCATCGGTGGTCGCCGTAGTTGCAAGCATGAACTGGCCTGCGGCAAACAAGTACATTTCCAGGATGAGGTCGCAAACGCACCGGAAAGAAATAATCGAACACCTGGATGTGATGACTGGTGAACTACTTGAAGAGTTCCTGAAAGAAGTTGGCAAGCTCCCGGGTAGAATCATATTCTTCCGGGATGGCGTGAGCGAGACGCAGTTCGACAAGGTCCTCAAGGAGGAGATGCATGCCCTGCGAGTGGCCTGTTTGAGGTACCCAGGCTACAAGCCCCTGACCACGTTCGTCGTGGTTCAGAAGAGGCATCACACCAGGCTCTTCCACAGGGAGAAGAACGGTGGCTCCACACACTATTCCGATCAGAACATACCGCCGGGGACGGTCGTCGACACGGTGATCACACACCCGAGGGAATTCGACTTCTACCTGTGCAGCCACTGGGGCACCAAGGGGACGAGCCGTCCAACTCATTACCACGTCCTGTTGGACGAGAACAGGTTCCAGTCCGACGAGGTGCAGCAGCTGATACACAATCTTTGCTACACTTTCGTGCGGTGCACCAGGCCGGTGTCCCTTGTGCCCCCTGCGTACTATGCGCATCTCGCCGCGTACAGGGGCAGGCTGTACCTTGAGAGGTCAGATTCGGTGGCCACCAGCTGCACGACTCTGTACAGATCCACTCCATTGCAGACGACGCCCCTGCCTAAGCTCAGTGACAGCGTGAAAAGGCTCATGTTCTACTGCTGA